The genomic region TCCTCGGATGAATTCTCCGGCGGGAATACATTTCATACCGGCGATTTCCTTGCCTCCGCACGCGGAGGAATCGGCGAGAAGTTTGCACATACATCCTAAGCAAATCGCCGAAATCGCGGCGGTCCAAAGAAGAATGTTCCGAATTTTCGATATCATGAAAGGGTTCCTGTTCTAAAGGATTCCCGATTTGAAAAGAATCTTTTAGGATGAGGATAGACTGAAAAAGGAAACGGACAAATCAAGTATTTTAAAAAATCTCTGGATTCTTGTAGCGATCGGGACAAACTAGTTCCGATCATTTAAAAAGAATGAAATCGTATGCCGCTCTTCCAATCCGTCTTTCGATAACCGTAGTTCTGAGCGCGATTTTATTCGTTTCCTGCGCCGGATTTTTTCGGAAGAAGATCCCGAATGCTCCCTTGAACGATCAGAGAAAAATGCTTTTGGTTCGGATCGATCCCGGACGCCTCGGAGAATTCAGGGAGAAAACCGGCGGAAGATATTCCATCAGTTATCAGGAAACGGATTCGTATTATTCCGTGATGAACAAGGAAGACGTGGAACGATTCGGATTTCCTTCTCCGGGTATCACGGTCGTAAAACAATATCTTCCGTTTAAATATTATTCGGGGAATTATCAGGATCTCATCAGCGAACCGTTCACGGGTCTCGACGATCTCAAAAAGGGTTATAAGGATAATATATTAAATATTCATTATTTACTCGGAATCGCGAACCGTTTCTCCAAACAAGCCCGCGTGGAGGTGATCGGAAAAACCGCCAGAGGAAGGGAGATTCCGGCGCTTCTTCTCACAAACATAAACGTCCCCGATAAGGAAAAAGTCTCCGTTCTTTTCAACTGCGCGCATCACGCGAACGAGGTCATCTCGATCGAACACTGTTACGATATCGTTTATTCCATTCTTTCCAAGCCGAAAGAATATGACGAAATTCTAAACAAGTTGAAGATATGGGTCGTTCCCATCGTGAACCCGGACGGAGCCAGACATTTTTGGCACGTTTCCAATCTGATGGGAAGAAAGAACGGTTATCCAGGAGTCGGTCCGGTCAACGACAAGATCAATCCGGGCGTGGATATCAATCGAAACTATCCTTTCTTCTGGGGAAAAACGGGAGGAGGTTATTCCTCGCCCAATCCTTCGAACTACTTTTACAGAGGACCTTCGCCCGGCTCGGAGCCCGAAACGAAGGCGATGATGGATCTCGCAAACAAAGAAAGATTCGCGGCGTCCATTAGCTATCATGCATATGCGAATTGTCTGTTGGTTCCGTATTCGATCGATTCTTTGAACAATCCCGAACCCGATATGGCGGGAGAATTGGGAAGAAAGATCGCGGCTTCGGTCGCGAGTCTCAATCCCGAAAAGGAATTCGAAGCGAGGAAGAATATTTACCCCATCGACGGAGTCGATCAGGATTATCTTTATTTCGCGCACGGAACGTTGGCGTATCTTCTCGAAACGACGCACCTCAATCCGGTTTATAAGGAAGTGGAGAAGGTGAATCTTTCCTTGAGGGAATCCTGGAACATTTTGTTAAACGAAGTCCTTGAAGGAAGAAAAATCTTTCTGAAAGTCACGGACGAACTCGGAATTCCTCTCGAGGCGAAGGTCGAAGTGGAAAGAATGAAATACTTCCAAGAAGAAGTGCGCGTTTCCAATCCGAACAACGGATTTTTCTTTCAGTTGTTTCCCGATCGAAAGGAAACCAAAATCCGAATTTCCAAGGACGGTTTCGAGCCTGTGGAAATCCGTTCCCGTCCGAGCCGGAATTGGGAACCTTTAAAGATCGTACTTAAGAAAAATAGAATATAATATGTTTCGCATCGGACAATTCGGAAACGAAGCCTATCTCATACTTTGCACTCTGATCTGGGGCGGAACGTTTACGATGACGATCTTCGGACTTCGCGACACGTCTCCG from Leptospira kmetyi serovar Malaysia str. Bejo-Iso9 harbors:
- a CDS encoding M14 family zinc carboxypeptidase — translated: MKSYAALPIRLSITVVLSAILFVSCAGFFRKKIPNAPLNDQRKMLLVRIDPGRLGEFREKTGGRYSISYQETDSYYSVMNKEDVERFGFPSPGITVVKQYLPFKYYSGNYQDLISEPFTGLDDLKKGYKDNILNIHYLLGIANRFSKQARVEVIGKTARGREIPALLLTNINVPDKEKVSVLFNCAHHANEVISIEHCYDIVYSILSKPKEYDEILNKLKIWVVPIVNPDGARHFWHVSNLMGRKNGYPGVGPVNDKINPGVDINRNYPFFWGKTGGGYSSPNPSNYFYRGPSPGSEPETKAMMDLANKERFAASISYHAYANCLLVPYSIDSLNNPEPDMAGELGRKIAASVASLNPEKEFEARKNIYPIDGVDQDYLYFAHGTLAYLLETTHLNPVYKEVEKVNLSLRESWNILLNEVLEGRKIFLKVTDELGIPLEAKVEVERMKYFQEEVRVSNPNNGFFFQLFPDRKETKIRISKDGFEPVEIRSRPSRNWEPLKIVLKKNRI